In one Oscillospiraceae bacterium genomic region, the following are encoded:
- a CDS encoding iron transporter FeoA — translation MRTLREAKVGDTVTVVKLHGEGAVKRRIMDMGITKGTDLHVRKVAPLGDPMELNVRGYELSVRKADAEMIEIA, via the coding sequence ATGAGGACTCTGCGAGAGGCCAAGGTGGGCGACACCGTCACGGTGGTCAAGCTCCACGGCGAGGGGGCGGTCAAGCGCCGCATCATGGATATGGGCATTACCAAGGGCACCGATCTCCACGTGCGCAAGGTGGCCCCCCTGGGCGACCCCATGGAGCTCAATGTGCGCGGCTATGAGCTTTCCGTAAGGAAGGCGGACGCCGAGATGATCGAGATCGCGTAG
- the modB gene encoding molybdenum ABC transporter permease subunit → MDWYPLINSLRIALISTFFTFFLGIFAAWHVAKLPRGAKGVLDCVLTLPLVLPPTVVGFFLLKLLGPKGPVGRLLLAWWDKKLTMTWYASIFAVIIVTFPLMYRTVRGAFEAFDKNLLYAGKTLGRSNRWVFWRVLMPGCRQGLLAGTVLAFARGLGEYGATSMVSGYTPGRTATISTTVYQLWREGNDALAYRWVGVNLAISFAVLVAISLLERREAPAKWPAGSPEV, encoded by the coding sequence ATGGACTGGTATCCCCTCATAAACTCCCTGCGCATCGCGCTGATCTCCACCTTCTTCACCTTTTTCCTGGGTATTTTCGCGGCCTGGCACGTGGCGAAGCTGCCCCGGGGGGCCAAGGGCGTGCTGGACTGCGTGCTCACCCTGCCCCTGGTGCTCCCCCCCACGGTGGTGGGCTTTTTCCTGCTCAAGCTCCTGGGGCCCAAGGGGCCGGTGGGGCGGCTGCTCCTGGCGTGGTGGGACAAAAAGCTCACCATGACCTGGTACGCCTCCATCTTCGCCGTCATCATCGTCACCTTCCCCCTCATGTACCGCACGGTGCGGGGGGCCTTCGAGGCCTTCGACAAGAACCTGCTCTACGCCGGCAAAACCCTGGGCCGCTCCAACCGCTGGGTTTTCTGGCGGGTGCTGATGCCCGGGTGCAGGCAGGGCCTGCTGGCGGGCACGGTGCTGGCCTTTGCCCGGGGCCTGGGGGAGTACGGAGCCACCTCCATGGTCTCGGGCTACACCCCCGGCCGGACGGCCACCATCTCCACCACCGTCTACCAGCTCTGGCGGGAGGGGAACGACGCGCTGGCCTACCGCTGGGTGGGGGTCAACCTGGCCATCTCCTTCGCGGTGCTGGTGGCCATCAGCCTGCTGGAGCGGCGCGAGGCCCCCGCGAAATGGCCCGCCGGGTCCCCGGAGGTGTAG
- a CDS encoding metal-binding protein, translating into MAQETEKPYWEGKHFSFFCNRECEYFPCHETGHPEEFNCLFCYCPLYVLGKDCGGNFQFTKDGIKDCSSCLLPHKKENYGYITARFQEIVERMKGQKDGEA; encoded by the coding sequence ATGGCGCAGGAAACCGAGAAGCCCTACTGGGAGGGAAAGCATTTTTCCTTCTTCTGCAACCGGGAGTGCGAGTACTTCCCCTGCCACGAAACCGGGCACCCCGAGGAGTTCAACTGCCTGTTCTGCTACTGCCCGCTCTACGTGCTGGGAAAGGACTGCGGCGGCAACTTCCAGTTCACGAAGGACGGGATCAAGGATTGCAGCAGCTGCCTGCTGCCCCACAAGAAGGAGAACTACGGGTACATCACCGCCCGCTTCCAGGAGATTGTGGAGCGGATGAAGGGACAAAAAGACGGCGAAGCGTAG
- a CDS encoding ferrous iron transporter B, translating to MDIKIALAGNPNCGKTTLFNALTGSSQYVGNWPGVTVEKKEGKLKGRKDVVIQDLPGIYSLSPYTLEEVVARGYLVGEKPDAILNIVDGTNIERNLYLTTQLIELGIPVVVAVNMIDLVRKNGDKIDLQKLGGALGCEVVEMSALKGEGGMAAAEKAVALAQSRKAGELPHVFTGSVEHAVAHIEESIEGKVDARYLRWYAIKVFERDDKVMAELALDPGLKSHLEEHIADCERELDDDAESIITNQRYAYINGVVERAVKKKALKHSLSASDKIDRIVTNRVLALPIFAVVMFAVYYIAIGTVGDWVTGWTNDVLFGEIIPPAVSGWLEGMSVAPWLVGLIVDGIIAGVGAVIGFVPQMLVLFLMLSILEDVGYMARVAFIMDRIFRKFGLSGKSFIPMLIGSGCGVPGVMASRTIENERDRRMTIMTTCFVPCGAKMPIIGLFAGALFGGSGLVAVSAYFIGVGAIILSGIMLKKLKAFAGDPAPFVMELPQYHVPAPSNVLRATWERGWSFIKRAGTVILASSIILWFLQGFGFVDGVFGMVDDNNSSLLAVVGSAVAFLFAPLGFGDWQSTVATVTGLIAKENVVSTFGVLFHIGEEVAEDDAGLLAAIAVHYTALSAYSFMIFNLLCAPCFAAMGAIKREMNNAKWTFAAIGYMCGFAYVISLIVYQLGGLFTGDVSFGLGTVAALLCVVGLVYLLVRRNRYDENHLTISSVAAAAAK from the coding sequence ATGGATATTAAAATCGCGCTGGCGGGCAACCCGAACTGCGGCAAGACCACGCTGTTCAACGCCCTGACCGGCTCCAGCCAATATGTGGGCAACTGGCCCGGCGTGACGGTGGAAAAGAAGGAGGGCAAGCTCAAGGGACGCAAGGACGTGGTCATCCAGGACCTGCCGGGCATCTATTCCCTCTCCCCCTATACGCTGGAGGAGGTCGTGGCCCGGGGCTATCTGGTGGGCGAGAAGCCCGACGCCATCCTGAACATCGTGGACGGCACCAACATCGAGCGCAACCTCTACCTCACCACCCAGCTCATCGAGCTGGGCATCCCCGTGGTGGTGGCCGTGAACATGATCGACCTGGTGCGCAAGAACGGCGACAAGATCGACCTGCAAAAGCTGGGCGGCGCGCTGGGCTGCGAGGTCGTGGAGATGAGCGCGCTGAAGGGCGAGGGCGGCATGGCCGCCGCCGAGAAGGCCGTGGCCCTGGCCCAGTCCCGCAAGGCGGGGGAGCTGCCCCACGTGTTCACCGGCAGCGTGGAGCACGCCGTGGCCCACATTGAGGAGTCCATCGAGGGCAAGGTGGACGCGCGCTACCTGCGCTGGTACGCCATCAAGGTCTTTGAGCGGGACGACAAGGTCATGGCCGAGCTGGCCCTGGATCCCGGCCTTAAGTCCCACCTGGAGGAGCACATCGCCGACTGCGAGCGCGAGCTGGACGACGACGCCGAGAGCATCATCACCAACCAGCGCTACGCCTACATCAACGGCGTGGTGGAGCGCGCCGTGAAAAAGAAGGCCCTCAAGCACAGCCTGTCCGCCTCGGACAAGATTGACCGCATCGTCACCAACCGCGTGCTGGCCCTGCCCATCTTCGCCGTGGTCATGTTCGCGGTCTACTACATCGCCATCGGCACCGTGGGCGACTGGGTCACCGGCTGGACCAACGACGTGCTCTTCGGTGAGATCATCCCTCCCGCCGTCAGCGGCTGGCTGGAGGGCATGAGCGTGGCGCCCTGGCTGGTGGGCCTCATCGTGGACGGCATCATCGCCGGTGTGGGCGCCGTGATCGGCTTCGTGCCCCAGATGCTGGTGCTCTTCCTGATGCTCTCCATCCTGGAGGACGTCGGCTACATGGCCCGCGTGGCGTTCATCATGGACCGCATTTTCAGAAAGTTCGGCCTGTCCGGCAAGTCCTTCATCCCCATGCTCATCGGCTCCGGCTGCGGCGTCCCCGGCGTCATGGCCTCCCGCACCATTGAGAACGAGCGGGACCGCCGCATGACCATTATGACCACCTGCTTCGTGCCCTGCGGCGCGAAGATGCCCATCATCGGCCTCTTCGCGGGCGCCCTGTTCGGCGGCAGCGGCCTGGTGGCCGTCTCCGCCTACTTCATCGGCGTGGGGGCCATCATCCTCTCCGGCATCATGCTCAAGAAGCTCAAGGCCTTCGCTGGCGACCCCGCCCCCTTCGTTATGGAGCTGCCCCAGTACCACGTCCCCGCCCCCAGCAACGTGCTGCGGGCCACCTGGGAGCGCGGCTGGTCCTTCATCAAGCGGGCCGGCACCGTCATCCTGGCCTCCTCCATCATCCTCTGGTTCCTCCAGGGCTTCGGCTTCGTGGACGGCGTGTTCGGCATGGTGGATGACAACAACAGCTCCCTGCTGGCCGTGGTCGGCAGCGCGGTGGCCTTTCTCTTCGCCCCCCTGGGCTTCGGCGACTGGCAGTCCACCGTGGCCACCGTCACCGGCCTCATCGCCAAGGAGAACGTGGTGTCCACCTTCGGCGTCCTCTTCCACATCGGCGAGGAGGTGGCCGAGGACGACGCGGGCCTCCTGGCCGCCATCGCGGTCCACTACACCGCCCTGTCCGCCTACAGCTTCATGATTTTCAACCTGCTGTGCGCCCCCTGCTTCGCCGCCATGGGTGCCATCAAGCGGGAGATGAACAACGCCAAGTGGACCTTCGCCGCCATCGGCTATATGTGCGGCTTCGCCTATGTGATCTCCCTCATCGTCTACCAGCTCGGCGGCCTCTTCACCGGCGACGTGAGCTTCGGCCTGGGCACCGTGGCCGCCCTGCTGTGTGTGGTGGGCCTGGTCTACCTGCTGGTGCGCAGGAACCGGTACGACGAGAACCACCTGACCATCAGCTCCGTGGCCGCGGCCGCGGCCAAGTAA
- a CDS encoding DNA-binding response regulator, with amino-acid sequence MVRLVIYDGGARENAAAQKLVEAYQRQHPEAALEVVVPRTAGQMLALERAQVYLLDVTLPDMDGLEAARRIRATQPEAAVIFLTASRRHALEAYQVKAMQYLLKPVEQAPLFEALDEALARCVRQGEERFRVKTARGLCWIPLSEIVTLRPRQHVVLLSLRDGGEVRSQNLRVSFSEFVSPLMDTGRFVRPHHSYVVNKAFIDHLTPDTLVLRDGTAVPVSHSKYRDVKSVFC; translated from the coding sequence ATGGTGCGTCTGGTAATATACGACGGCGGCGCAAGGGAGAACGCGGCGGCGCAGAAGCTGGTGGAGGCCTATCAGCGCCAGCACCCGGAGGCGGCGCTGGAGGTGGTCGTCCCCCGGACGGCGGGGCAGATGCTGGCACTGGAGCGGGCGCAGGTTTACCTGCTGGACGTGACCCTGCCCGACATGGACGGCCTGGAGGCGGCCCGCCGGATCCGGGCGACGCAGCCTGAGGCGGCGGTGATCTTCCTGACGGCCTCCCGCCGCCACGCGCTGGAGGCCTACCAGGTCAAGGCCATGCAGTACCTGCTCAAGCCGGTGGAGCAGGCGCCCCTGTTTGAGGCGTTGGACGAGGCGCTGGCCCGGTGCGTGCGGCAGGGGGAGGAGCGCTTCCGCGTCAAGACGGCCCGGGGCCTGTGCTGGATTCCCCTGTCCGAGATCGTCACCCTGCGGCCCAGGCAGCACGTGGTGCTGCTCTCCCTGCGGGACGGCGGGGAGGTCCGATCCCAGAACCTGCGGGTGTCCTTCTCGGAGTTCGTCTCCCCCCTGATGGACACCGGGCGCTTCGTCCGGCCCCACCACTCCTACGTGGTGAACAAGGCCTTTATCGACCACCTGACCCCGGACACCCTGGTGCTGCGGGACGGGACGGCCGTCCCGGTGTCCCACAGCAAGTACCGGGACGTGAAGTCGGTCTTTTGCTGA
- a CDS encoding flavodoxin has protein sequence MSKIAIVYWSGTGNTEKMADCVAEGVQGAGGEAQRFTPAEFDASQLGAFGAVAFGCPSMGSEQLEESEFEPMFAGLEGSLGGKKIALFGSYGWGDGQWMRDWCARCGAAGANLYDEEGLIANETPNAGAQDACRALGRGLAGW, from the coding sequence ATGAGCAAAATTGCCATCGTCTACTGGAGCGGAACCGGCAACACGGAAAAAATGGCCGACTGCGTCGCGGAGGGCGTCCAGGGCGCGGGGGGCGAAGCGCAACGCTTCACCCCCGCGGAGTTCGACGCCTCCCAGCTCGGCGCGTTCGGCGCGGTGGCCTTCGGCTGCCCCTCCATGGGTTCCGAGCAGCTGGAGGAGTCCGAGTTCGAGCCCATGTTCGCCGGGCTGGAGGGCTCCCTGGGCGGCAAAAAGATCGCCCTGTTCGGCTCCTACGGCTGGGGCGACGGCCAGTGGATGCGGGATTGGTGCGCGCGCTGCGGGGCCGCCGGCGCCAACCTCTACGACGAGGAGGGCCTCATTGCCAACGAGACCCCCAACGCCGGCGCCCAGGACGCCTGCCGCGCGCTGGGCCGCGGCCTGGCGGGCTGGTAG
- a CDS encoding DtxR family transcriptional regulator, whose product MKIYESAEDYLEAILSLRERNGMVRSIDIANELHFSKPSVSVAMKKLRESGYIEMDEDGLITLLPPGQEVAQRIYERHRLLTEFFVRLGVGEEVAAADACKVEHDLSEETFQRIKEHAQRNR is encoded by the coding sequence ATGAAGATTTACGAGTCGGCGGAAGATTATCTGGAAGCGATTCTGAGCCTGAGGGAGCGCAACGGGATGGTCCGCTCCATCGATATTGCCAACGAGCTGCATTTCTCCAAGCCCAGCGTCAGCGTGGCGATGAAGAAGCTGCGGGAAAGCGGCTATATCGAGATGGACGAGGACGGGCTGATCACCCTGCTGCCCCCGGGGCAGGAGGTGGCCCAGCGGATTTACGAGCGGCACCGCCTGCTTACGGAGTTTTTTGTCCGGCTGGGCGTCGGCGAAGAGGTGGCCGCCGCGGACGCGTGCAAGGTGGAGCACGACCTCAGCGAGGAGACGTTCCAGAGAATTAAGGAGCACGCGCAGAGGAACAGATAA
- the modC gene encoding ABC transporter, with translation MALEVRIKKRFEKFRLDVELEAGRGITGLLGASGCGKSMTLKCIAGIVTPDEGRIALDGRVLFDSACGINLPPQARRVGYLFQNYALFPNMTVAKNVAAGVRGGAKAERQARVEQMMRAFYLEDMAAKYPRQLSGGQQQRVALARILASGPQALLLDEPFSALDSYLRWQVELELRDRLAPFPGPVLFVTHSRDEVYRLCATACVLDHGRSEPAQSVHALFDAPATLSSCLLTGCKNISRARPAPDGRVEALDWGAVFTPGRPLPEGLTHVGVRSHFLRPAPGPGENTLLCRVERVIEDVFSTVVLLSTPGGAEGRSTLRLETSKQDWAGLGGPSSLWLRIEPRDLLLLHDRWSS, from the coding sequence ATGGCGTTGGAAGTACGGATTAAGAAGCGCTTTGAAAAATTCCGTCTGGACGTGGAGCTGGAGGCCGGGCGCGGCATCACAGGGCTGCTGGGGGCCTCGGGCTGCGGCAAGAGCATGACCCTCAAGTGCATCGCTGGCATCGTGACCCCCGACGAGGGGCGCATCGCCCTGGACGGGCGGGTGCTCTTCGACAGCGCATGCGGCATCAACCTCCCGCCCCAGGCCCGGCGGGTGGGCTACCTCTTTCAGAACTACGCCCTCTTCCCCAATATGACGGTGGCGAAGAACGTCGCCGCCGGGGTGCGTGGGGGCGCCAAGGCGGAGCGGCAGGCGCGGGTGGAGCAGATGATGCGGGCCTTCTACCTGGAGGACATGGCCGCCAAATACCCCCGCCAGCTCTCCGGCGGACAGCAGCAGCGGGTGGCCCTGGCCCGCATCCTGGCCAGCGGGCCCCAGGCCCTGCTGCTGGACGAGCCCTTCTCCGCCCTGGACAGCTACCTGCGCTGGCAGGTGGAGCTGGAGCTGCGGGACCGGCTGGCCCCCTTCCCCGGCCCGGTGCTCTTCGTCACCCACAGCCGGGACGAGGTCTACCGCCTGTGCGCCACGGCCTGCGTGCTGGACCACGGGCGCAGCGAGCCGGCGCAAAGCGTGCATGCGCTCTTCGACGCCCCCGCCACCCTCTCCTCCTGCCTGCTCACCGGCTGCAAAAACATCTCCCGGGCCCGCCCCGCCCCGGACGGGCGGGTGGAGGCGTTGGACTGGGGCGCGGTTTTTACGCCCGGCAGGCCCCTGCCTGAAGGGCTGACCCACGTGGGGGTGCGCTCCCACTTTCTGCGCCCCGCCCCCGGCCCCGGCGAAAACACCCTGCTCTGCCGGGTGGAGCGGGTCATCGAGGACGTGTTCTCCACCGTGGTCCTCCTCTCCACCCCCGGCGGGGCGGAGGGCCGCTCCACGCTGCGGCTGGAGACCTCCAAGCAGGACTGGGCCGGTTTGGGCGGGCCCTCCTCCCTCTGGCTGCGCATCGAGCCCCGGGATCTGCTGCTGCTCCACGACCGCTGGTCCTCCTGA
- the purE gene encoding N5-carboxyaminoimidazole ribonucleotide mutase, with amino-acid sequence MSKKVAVIMGSDSDLDTMRPCMKRLRAFGVPCEVHVISAHRTPAAAEAFASGAAGQGFGVIIAAAGKAAHLAGVLAAYTTLPVIGVPVKTSMMGGLDSLLSMVQMPKGIPVACVAVDGADNAAILAAQMLALSDAALADKLAAFKRDMAEEVMNKDKKMQQEEF; translated from the coding sequence ATGAGTAAAAAAGTGGCCGTAATCATGGGATCGGACAGCGATCTGGACACCATGCGCCCCTGCATGAAGCGTCTGCGGGCGTTCGGCGTGCCCTGCGAGGTCCACGTCATTTCCGCCCACCGCACCCCGGCGGCCGCCGAGGCCTTCGCCTCCGGCGCGGCGGGGCAGGGCTTCGGGGTCATCATCGCCGCCGCGGGCAAGGCCGCCCACCTAGCCGGCGTGCTGGCCGCGTACACCACCCTGCCCGTCATCGGCGTGCCCGTCAAGACTTCGATGATGGGCGGGCTGGACAGCCTGCTGTCCATGGTGCAGATGCCCAAGGGCATCCCCGTGGCCTGCGTGGCGGTGGACGGTGCCGACAACGCGGCCATCCTGGCGGCCCAGATGCTGGCCCTCTCGGACGCCGCGCTGGCGGACAAGCTGGCCGCCTTCAAGCGCGATATGGCGGAGGAAGTCATGAACAAGGATAAAAAAATGCAGCAGGAGGAATTTTAA
- the modA gene encoding molybdate ABC transporter substrate-binding protein, which produces MKKRVSPILALSLVLALAGCSNTGGTAASPTPAPASAPPSQETPAPQSQAPGAEPVELVVFAAASMTETMNQIAELYKSVAPNVTLVYTFDSSGTLKTQIQEGADCDIFISAAQKQMNQLDASVDAGGGNTEGLDFVLQGTRCNLVENKVTLVVPEGNPAGISSFGDVATDKVKLIALGNSDVPVGQYSEEIFTAMGVWDQLNANQKITFGTNVKEVTSQVAEAAVDCGVVYGTDAYSAGLEVVAEAPDGTHKPVVYPAAVLNTTKNGDAARAFLEFLKGDECSAVFESVGFSIPA; this is translated from the coding sequence ATGAAAAAGCGAGTATCCCCGATCCTTGCGCTCTCCCTTGTCCTGGCCCTGGCGGGCTGCTCCAACACCGGCGGCACCGCCGCCTCCCCCACCCCGGCGCCCGCGTCCGCGCCTCCCTCCCAGGAGACCCCCGCGCCCCAGTCCCAGGCCCCCGGGGCCGAGCCCGTGGAGCTGGTGGTCTTCGCCGCCGCCTCCATGACCGAGACCATGAACCAGATCGCCGAGCTGTACAAGTCCGTGGCCCCCAACGTGACCCTGGTCTACACCTTTGACTCCTCCGGCACCCTGAAAACCCAAATCCAGGAGGGGGCGGACTGCGACATTTTCATCTCCGCCGCCCAGAAGCAGATGAACCAGCTGGATGCCTCGGTGGACGCCGGCGGCGGCAACACCGAGGGCCTGGACTTCGTGCTCCAGGGCACCCGCTGCAACCTGGTGGAGAACAAGGTCACCCTGGTGGTGCCCGAGGGCAACCCCGCCGGGATCTCCTCCTTCGGCGACGTGGCCACCGACAAGGTGAAGCTCATCGCCCTGGGCAACTCCGACGTGCCCGTGGGCCAGTATTCCGAGGAGATCTTTACCGCCATGGGCGTGTGGGATCAGCTCAACGCAAACCAGAAGATCACCTTCGGCACCAACGTGAAGGAGGTCACCTCCCAGGTGGCCGAGGCCGCGGTGGACTGCGGCGTGGTCTACGGCACCGACGCGTATTCCGCCGGGCTGGAGGTGGTGGCCGAGGCCCCCGACGGCACCCACAAGCCGGTCGTTTACCCCGCCGCCGTGCTGAACACCACCAAGAACGGGGACGCCGCCAGGGCCTTCCTGGAGTTCCTGAAGGGCGATGAGTGCTCCGCCGTGTTCGAGTCCGTCGGCTTCAGCATCCCCGCGTAA
- a CDS encoding diguanylate phosphodiesterase: protein MKKRWHWGLLGFFLAMVILGSITLHSIYRIQSHGQLINYVGIVRGATQRLVKLELSGEPGDEMIGYLDGILDNLATGQGEYGLILPEDPAYLDCLDELEAQWQDMKRLIYAGRADPALRGELLTASETYFAAANDTVFAAQNYSSQQTRLLTVLIGLLMACVLAVWLFIFWSDVKRMLKLEHTNRDLSDKAGRDPLTGAYTAERFKSVAQTFLDHDLSVPYAVFYVDFTDFKYINDVFGYACGDGILRQYAACIQDDLSKDEVFGRINADNFAILRRYRDREELLERQKAVDRRITEYMTSSFDKQSLSVCCGVCCVEDVVENLKIEGLMDRANFARKTVKNGTYDRYRFYDESIRRQLFLEKHIESSMADALRDREFVVYYQPKVSLHTGQIACAEALVRWQKPDGTLVPPDEFIPVFEKNYTITLLDRYVFETVCAFLRDRLDAGRPVQPVAVNVSRLQFYHADFIPTYAAIREKYGVPASLLEIEFTETILIDNWAMVAKIVGDLQKLGFTCAIDDFGKGYSSLSAMKNLNIDVLKIDAMFFQDLSWFEKDRKLVKGIVDLVRQFGITTVAEGIERMEQVEFLRGIQCDMIQGYVFHRPMPGQQYGALLDTLPGGPER, encoded by the coding sequence ATGAAAAAGCGCTGGCACTGGGGTCTTCTGGGCTTTTTTCTCGCCATGGTCATTCTGGGTTCCATTACCCTGCACTCCATCTACCGGATTCAGTCCCACGGCCAGCTCATCAACTACGTCGGGATCGTCCGCGGGGCCACCCAGCGGCTGGTCAAGCTGGAGCTGAGCGGAGAGCCCGGCGACGAAATGATCGGCTACCTGGACGGGATTCTGGACAACCTCGCCACCGGCCAGGGGGAATACGGCCTGATCCTGCCGGAGGACCCGGCGTATCTGGACTGCCTGGATGAGCTGGAGGCCCAGTGGCAGGACATGAAGCGGCTCATCTACGCCGGGCGCGCGGATCCCGCCCTGCGCGGGGAGCTGCTGACGGCCAGCGAGACCTACTTCGCGGCGGCCAACGACACGGTTTTCGCCGCGCAAAACTACTCCTCCCAACAGACCCGGCTGCTGACGGTGCTGATCGGGCTGCTCATGGCCTGCGTCCTGGCCGTGTGGCTCTTTATCTTCTGGTCCGACGTAAAGCGGATGCTCAAGCTGGAGCACACCAACCGGGATCTCAGCGACAAGGCGGGCCGCGACCCGCTGACCGGCGCCTACACCGCCGAGCGGTTTAAATCCGTGGCCCAGACCTTTCTGGACCACGACCTCTCCGTCCCTTACGCCGTGTTCTACGTGGACTTCACCGACTTCAAGTACATCAACGACGTGTTCGGCTACGCCTGCGGGGACGGCATCCTCCGGCAGTACGCCGCCTGCATCCAGGACGATCTGTCCAAGGACGAGGTATTTGGCCGGATCAACGCGGACAACTTCGCTATCCTGCGCCGCTACCGGGACAGGGAGGAGCTGCTGGAGCGCCAGAAGGCCGTGGACCGCCGCATCACCGAGTACATGACCAGCTCCTTCGACAAGCAGTCCCTGTCCGTGTGCTGCGGGGTATGCTGCGTGGAGGACGTGGTGGAGAACCTGAAGATCGAGGGCCTGATGGACCGGGCGAATTTCGCGCGCAAAACCGTAAAGAACGGCACCTACGACCGCTACCGCTTCTACGACGAGAGCATCCGCCGCCAGCTCTTTCTGGAAAAGCACATCGAGAGCAGCATGGCCGACGCCCTGCGCGACCGGGAGTTCGTGGTCTACTACCAGCCCAAGGTCAGCCTGCACACCGGCCAAATCGCCTGCGCCGAGGCCCTGGTGCGCTGGCAGAAGCCGGACGGTACCCTGGTCCCCCCCGACGAGTTCATCCCCGTCTTTGAAAAAAACTACACCATCACCCTGCTGGACCGCTACGTGTTCGAGACGGTCTGCGCCTTTCTCCGGGACAGGCTGGACGCGGGCAGGCCGGTGCAGCCCGTGGCGGTCAACGTGTCCCGCCTGCAATTCTACCACGCGGACTTCATCCCCACCTACGCCGCCATCCGGGAAAAATACGGCGTGCCCGCCAGCCTGCTGGAGATTGAGTTCACCGAGACCATTCTGATCGACAACTGGGCCATGGTGGCCAAAATTGTGGGCGATCTGCAAAAGCTGGGCTTTACCTGCGCCATCGACGACTTCGGCAAGGGCTACTCCTCCCTGAGCGCCATGAAGAACCTCAACATCGACGTGCTGAAGATCGACGCGATGTTCTTCCAGGATCTCAGCTGGTTTGAAAAGGACCGCAAGCTGGTGAAGGGCATCGTCGATCTGGTCCGGCAGTTCGGCATTACCACCGTGGCGGAGGGCATTGAGCGCATGGAGCAGGTGGAGTTCCTGCGCGGGATCCAGTGCGATATGATCCAGGGGTACGTCTTCCACCGCCCTATGCCCGGACAGCAGTACGGGGCGCTGCTGGATACGCTGCCCGGCGGGCCGGAGCGGTAG
- a CDS encoding iron transporter FeoA produces the protein MMPLTMAKTGETVTIRKITGKDEIRQHLAELGFVVDAMVTVVSELAGNLILQVKDSRIALDKTMANRIMI, from the coding sequence ATGATGCCCTTAACAATGGCGAAGACCGGTGAGACCGTTACCATCCGTAAAATCACCGGCAAGGATGAAATCCGGCAGCACCTTGCGGAGCTGGGCTTCGTGGTGGACGCAATGGTGACGGTGGTCAGCGAGCTGGCCGGCAATCTCATTCTACAGGTCAAGGACAGCCGGATCGCGTTGGACAAGACCATGGCCAACCGGATCATGATTTGA
- a CDS encoding DNA-binding response regulator: protein MLHFAICDDDPGETGLILAALERYRAARPTLEWAAASYPSAPALLEALDGGARFDLYLLDIVMPDIDGIQVAEELRRRGAGGALVFFTSSPDYALEAFRVRALHYLLKPVADAEFFSALDEACALPRQPQERWLPIHTAQGVVQVRYRDICYVECIRHVLCFHLADGAALNSRSIRVPFAAAAAPLLEDGRFLHAHKSFILNMERVSSLTADSFRMSDGALLPVPRSKFAAVRRTYLDFLARQAGAQV, encoded by the coding sequence ATGCTTCATTTTGCAATCTGTGACGACGACCCCGGCGAAACCGGGCTGATCCTGGCCGCGCTGGAGCGCTACCGGGCCGCGCGGCCCACGCTGGAGTGGGCCGCCGCGTCCTACCCCTCCGCCCCGGCGCTGCTGGAGGCCCTGGACGGCGGGGCGCGGTTCGACCTCTACCTGCTGGACATCGTCATGCCGGACATCGACGGCATCCAGGTGGCCGAGGAGCTGCGCCGCCGGGGCGCGGGGGGCGCGCTCGTCTTTTTCACCTCCTCCCCGGACTACGCGCTGGAGGCCTTCCGGGTGCGGGCCCTGCACTATCTGCTCAAGCCCGTGGCGGACGCGGAATTTTTCTCCGCCCTGGACGAGGCCTGCGCCCTCCCCCGCCAGCCCCAGGAGCGCTGGCTGCCCATCCACACGGCCCAGGGGGTGGTGCAGGTGCGCTACCGGGACATCTGCTATGTGGAGTGCATCCGCCACGTGCTCTGCTTCCATCTGGCCGACGGCGCCGCCCTCAACAGCCGCAGCATCCGGGTCCCCTTCGCCGCGGCGGCGGCCCCCCTGCTGGAGGACGGGCGCTTCCTCCACGCCCACAAATCCTTCATCCTCAACATGGAGCGGGTGAGCAGCCTCACCGCCGACTCCTTCCGCATGTCCGACGGGGCGCTCCTCCCCGTGCCCCGCAGCAAGTTCGCGGCGGTGCGGCGGACCTATCTGGACTTCCTCGCCCGGCAGGCCGGCGCGCAGGTATAG